A section of the Gigantopelta aegis isolate Gae_Host unplaced genomic scaffold, Gae_host_genome ctg2772_pilon_pilon, whole genome shotgun sequence genome encodes:
- the LOC121391654 gene encoding DNA-directed RNA polymerases I, II, and III subunit RPABC2-like: protein MTITCGIPSFLASLESVNWCRESFGLGWLLVVSKEGTEEGEEDHEHEETIEILPQTEESRAVPPDQRTTTPYMTKYERARVLGTRALQIRKWVKVISDYGAPVMVELEGETDPLKIAMKELKAKKVPIIIRRFLPDSSYEDWAVDELIID, encoded by the exons ATGACGATAACTTGCGGTATTCCTTCGTTTCTTGCGTCTCTAGAGAGCGTTAATTGGTGTCGAGAAAGTTTTGGACTGGGATGGCTTCTCGTGGTTAGCAAAGAAGGCACT GAGGAAGGCGAGGAAGATCATGAACATGAAGAAACGATAGAAATATTGCCTCAAA CTGAAGAGAGTCGAGCTGTTCCTCCTGATCAACGGACAACCACGCCCTATATGACAAAGTATGAGAGAGCTAGAGTCCTGGGGACAAGAGCACTACAAATTAG GAAATGGGTCAAGGTGATATCAGAT TATGGGGCACCAGTGATGGTAGAGTTGGAGGGAGAAACTGATCCACTTAAAATTGCAATGAAAGAACTCAA AGCTAAGAAAGTTCCGATAATCATTCGTCGATTTTTACCAGACTCCAGTTATGAAGATTGGGCAGTAGATGAACTAATTATagattaa